The following proteins are encoded in a genomic region of Ovis canadensis isolate MfBH-ARS-UI-01 breed Bighorn chromosome 12, ARS-UI_OviCan_v2, whole genome shotgun sequence:
- the ADIPOR1 gene encoding adiponectin receptor protein 1 isoform X1, whose amino-acid sequence MAKCPHHRELSGPWGQETPRSPQAEARGPRGTILMSSHKGPAVAQGNGAPASNRVADTVELAELGPLLEEKGKRAVTSPTKAEEEQACPGPQEEEEEVRVLTLPLQAHHAMEKMEEFVYKVWEGRWRVIPYDVLPDWLKDNDYLLHGHRPPMPSFRACFKSIFRIHTETGNIWTHLLGFVLFLFLGILTMLRPNMYFMAPLQEKVVFGMFFLGAVLCLSFSWLFHTVYCHSEKVSRTFSKLDYSGIALLIMGSFVPWLYYSFYCSPQPRLIYLSIVCVLGISAIIVAQWDRFATPKHRQTRAGVFLGLGLSGVVPTMHFTIAEGFVKATTVGQMGWFFLMAVMYITGAGLYAARIPERFFPGKFDIWFQSHQIFHVLVVAAAFVHFYGVSNLQEFRYGLEGGCTDDSLL is encoded by the exons ATGGCAAAG TGTCCCCATCACAGGGAGCTCTCTGGCCCCTGGGGCCAAGAGACCCCACGCTCTCCCCAGGCTGAAGCCAGAGGGCCCCGAGGTACCATCCTGATGTCGTCTCACAAGGGGCCCGCGGTGGCCCAGGGCAACGGGGCTCCCGCCAGCAACAGGGTGGCCGACACAGTGGAGCTGGCCGAGCTGGGACCCCTGCTCGAGGAGAAGGGCAAGCGGGCGGTCACCAGCCCAACCAAA gCCGAGGAGGAGCAGGCCTGCCCAGGGccgcaggaggaggaggaggaggtgcgcGTGCTCACGCTGCCCCTGCAGGCCCACCACGCCATGGAGAAGATGGAGGAGTTCGTGTACAAG GTCTGGGAGGGCCGCTGGAGGGTCATCCCGTACGACGTGCTCCCGGACTGGCTGAAGGACAATGACTACCTGCTGCACGGCCACCGGCCGCCCATGCCCTCCTTCCGCGCCTGCTTCAAGAGCATCTTCCGCATCCACACGGAGACCGGCAACATCTGGACGCACCTGCTTG GCTTTGTGCTGTTTCTCTTCCTGGGGATCCTGACCATGCTGAGGCCTAACATGTACTTCATGGCCCCGCTCCAGGAGAAGGTGGTGTTCGGGATGTTCTTCCTGGGAGCGGTGCTCTGCCTCAGCTTCTCCTGGCTCTTCCACACTGTCTACTGTCATTCAGAGAAAGTCTCCCGGACTTTCTCCAA GCTGGACTATTCGGGGATCGCGCTGCTGATCATGGGCAGCTTCGTGCCCTGGCTCTACTACTCCTTCTACTGCTCGCCGCAGCCGCGGCTCATCTACCTCTCCATCGTCTGCGTCCTGGGCATCTCCGCCATCATCGTGGCGCAGTGGGACCGGTTCGCCACGCCCAAGCACCGGCAGACGCGAGCAG GGGTGTTCCTGGGGCTTGGCTTGAGCGGCGTCGTGCCTACCATGCACTTCACGATCGCGGAGGGCTTCGTCAAGGCCACCACGGTGGGCCAGATGGGCTGGTTCTTCCTCATGGCTGTGATGTACATCACTGGAGCCGGCCTCTATGCCGCACGCATTCCTGAGcgcttcttccctggaaaattcgaCATATGG TTCCAGTCTCATCAGATCTTCCATGTCCTGGTGGTGGCGGCCGCCTTCGTCCACTTCTACGGCGTCTCCAACCTGCAGGAGTTCCGATACGGCCTGGAAGGGGGCTGTACTGATGACTCCCTCCTCTGA
- the ADIPOR1 gene encoding adiponectin receptor protein 1 isoform X2, which translates to MSSHKGPAVAQGNGAPASNRVADTVELAELGPLLEEKGKRAVTSPTKAEEEQACPGPQEEEEEVRVLTLPLQAHHAMEKMEEFVYKVWEGRWRVIPYDVLPDWLKDNDYLLHGHRPPMPSFRACFKSIFRIHTETGNIWTHLLGFVLFLFLGILTMLRPNMYFMAPLQEKVVFGMFFLGAVLCLSFSWLFHTVYCHSEKVSRTFSKLDYSGIALLIMGSFVPWLYYSFYCSPQPRLIYLSIVCVLGISAIIVAQWDRFATPKHRQTRAGVFLGLGLSGVVPTMHFTIAEGFVKATTVGQMGWFFLMAVMYITGAGLYAARIPERFFPGKFDIWFQSHQIFHVLVVAAAFVHFYGVSNLQEFRYGLEGGCTDDSLL; encoded by the exons ATGTCGTCTCACAAGGGGCCCGCGGTGGCCCAGGGCAACGGGGCTCCCGCCAGCAACAGGGTGGCCGACACAGTGGAGCTGGCCGAGCTGGGACCCCTGCTCGAGGAGAAGGGCAAGCGGGCGGTCACCAGCCCAACCAAA gCCGAGGAGGAGCAGGCCTGCCCAGGGccgcaggaggaggaggaggaggtgcgcGTGCTCACGCTGCCCCTGCAGGCCCACCACGCCATGGAGAAGATGGAGGAGTTCGTGTACAAG GTCTGGGAGGGCCGCTGGAGGGTCATCCCGTACGACGTGCTCCCGGACTGGCTGAAGGACAATGACTACCTGCTGCACGGCCACCGGCCGCCCATGCCCTCCTTCCGCGCCTGCTTCAAGAGCATCTTCCGCATCCACACGGAGACCGGCAACATCTGGACGCACCTGCTTG GCTTTGTGCTGTTTCTCTTCCTGGGGATCCTGACCATGCTGAGGCCTAACATGTACTTCATGGCCCCGCTCCAGGAGAAGGTGGTGTTCGGGATGTTCTTCCTGGGAGCGGTGCTCTGCCTCAGCTTCTCCTGGCTCTTCCACACTGTCTACTGTCATTCAGAGAAAGTCTCCCGGACTTTCTCCAA GCTGGACTATTCGGGGATCGCGCTGCTGATCATGGGCAGCTTCGTGCCCTGGCTCTACTACTCCTTCTACTGCTCGCCGCAGCCGCGGCTCATCTACCTCTCCATCGTCTGCGTCCTGGGCATCTCCGCCATCATCGTGGCGCAGTGGGACCGGTTCGCCACGCCCAAGCACCGGCAGACGCGAGCAG GGGTGTTCCTGGGGCTTGGCTTGAGCGGCGTCGTGCCTACCATGCACTTCACGATCGCGGAGGGCTTCGTCAAGGCCACCACGGTGGGCCAGATGGGCTGGTTCTTCCTCATGGCTGTGATGTACATCACTGGAGCCGGCCTCTATGCCGCACGCATTCCTGAGcgcttcttccctggaaaattcgaCATATGG TTCCAGTCTCATCAGATCTTCCATGTCCTGGTGGTGGCGGCCGCCTTCGTCCACTTCTACGGCGTCTCCAACCTGCAGGAGTTCCGATACGGCCTGGAAGGGGGCTGTACTGATGACTCCCTCCTCTGA